From Acidipropionibacterium acidipropionici, one genomic window encodes:
- the nadE gene encoding NAD(+) synthase — translation MTDFSTASLGIDAAAETDRIAEGIRGYLRQNRRRGTVVAVSGGIDSSVVAALCVHALGPERVLALQLPESESSDETVPLSSELIASLGVDSRLEDISPALEALGCYRRRDDAVRRVFGDYGPGYRSKIVLPSVVDSDRYRIYSIVIQAPDGTTRTRRLTTEAYLEIVAATNFKQRTRKALEYFHADRLNYAVAGTPNRLEYDQGFFVKLGDGAADLKPIAHLYKTQVYALAEYLGVPEAIRTRPPTTDTYSMPQSQEEFYFSLPYDLMDLCLYGHNNGVPTDRIAAATGLSPDQVERVIRDIEQKRRTTAYLHRPPVLMSPVPQIQV, via the coding sequence GTGACCGACTTCAGCACCGCCAGCCTCGGCATCGATGCGGCGGCCGAGACCGACCGCATCGCCGAGGGGATCCGCGGATACCTTCGCCAGAACCGCCGCAGGGGGACTGTGGTTGCCGTCTCAGGAGGGATCGACTCCAGCGTGGTGGCCGCACTGTGCGTGCACGCTCTGGGCCCCGAGCGCGTGCTCGCCCTCCAGCTCCCCGAGTCCGAGTCCTCCGACGAGACCGTGCCCCTCAGCTCCGAACTCATCGCCTCCCTCGGCGTGGACTCCCGCCTCGAGGACATCTCCCCCGCACTCGAGGCCCTGGGCTGCTACCGACGACGCGACGACGCCGTGCGGCGCGTCTTCGGCGACTACGGTCCCGGATACCGGTCGAAGATCGTCCTGCCCAGCGTGGTGGACTCCGACCGGTACAGGATCTATTCCATCGTGATCCAGGCCCCCGACGGCACCACCCGGACGCGTCGGCTCACCACCGAGGCGTACCTGGAGATCGTCGCGGCCACCAACTTCAAGCAGCGCACCCGCAAGGCCCTGGAGTACTTCCACGCCGACCGCCTGAACTACGCGGTCGCAGGCACCCCCAACCGGCTCGAGTACGACCAGGGGTTCTTCGTGAAACTGGGTGACGGAGCGGCCGATCTCAAGCCGATCGCCCACCTGTACAAGACGCAGGTCTACGCCCTGGCCGAATACCTCGGGGTCCCCGAGGCCATCCGCACCCGGCCGCCGACCACCGACACCTACTCGATGCCGCAGTCCCAGGAGGAGTTCTACTTCAGTCTCCCCTACGACCTGATGGACCTGTGCCTCTACGGCCACAACAACGGCGTCCCGACGGACCGGATCGCGGCCGCCACCGGCCTGTCGCCCGACCAGGTCGAGCGCGTGATCCGAGACATCGAGCAGAAGCGGCGCACCACGGCCTATCTGCATCGCCCGCCGGTGCTCATGAGCCCGGTCCCCCAGATCCAGGTGTGA
- a CDS encoding class I adenylate-forming enzyme family protein: MNTAEYLVGDGESGSVAVVDSDGVHSYADLRAQASRCRAALEELGLRAGDRVGLIGANCFGWVAAYLGVLAAGMVAVPIAHTLRPDEMVSRIRWLGVQAAFLGPMESRRLAGQVPGGLPMAAEGPSPAGPPLRFVDRPADLDAALVFTSGTTGRPHVVRLTHANLQANTGSILSYLPLANSDRVLVVLPFSYVFGASLLHTHLRVGAALVVQPNAAFPQQMVERMAAERCTGLAGVPSTFSVLLRNSTFGSRRLPDLRIIQQAGGRLAPTMVEELRGAQPQAQVFVMYGQTEATARLSYLPPQELDRRPGSIGRGIPGVDLRVVGEDGSQVAAGQIGEIVAGGDNISPGYLDDPEETARRMPGGVLRTGDLATVDEDGYIYVVDRREDFIKSWGVRISSQDIEAVALQLTDLVSVAAVGVPDEAAGERVELVAVPREGSRLTEGQIIDHCRARLARTMVPQAVHLVPLMPLNGNGKISKTAVRELCVDLARADQSPGGSS; encoded by the coding sequence ATGAACACGGCCGAGTATCTGGTCGGCGACGGCGAGTCGGGATCGGTGGCGGTGGTGGACTCCGACGGGGTGCACAGCTATGCCGACCTCCGCGCGCAGGCGTCGAGGTGCCGTGCCGCCCTCGAGGAACTCGGGTTGCGCGCCGGCGACCGCGTCGGGCTGATCGGCGCGAACTGCTTCGGCTGGGTGGCCGCCTACCTGGGGGTGCTGGCCGCCGGCATGGTCGCCGTGCCGATCGCCCATACCCTGCGCCCCGACGAGATGGTCTCCAGAATCCGGTGGCTCGGCGTCCAGGCCGCCTTCCTGGGTCCGATGGAGTCGCGCCGACTCGCCGGACAGGTCCCGGGGGGTCTTCCTATGGCCGCCGAGGGTCCGTCGCCGGCGGGCCCCCCGCTGCGATTCGTCGATCGGCCCGCCGATCTGGACGCCGCCCTGGTGTTCACCTCGGGCACCACCGGCCGGCCGCACGTCGTGCGGCTCACCCACGCCAACCTGCAGGCCAACACCGGCTCCATCCTGAGCTATCTGCCGCTGGCAAATTCGGATCGAGTCCTTGTCGTGCTGCCCTTCAGCTACGTCTTCGGGGCCTCCCTGCTGCACACCCACCTGAGGGTGGGAGCGGCCCTGGTGGTGCAGCCGAACGCCGCCTTCCCCCAGCAGATGGTCGAGCGGATGGCCGCCGAGCGATGCACCGGCCTCGCGGGGGTGCCCTCCACCTTCTCGGTGCTGCTGCGCAACAGCACCTTCGGCTCCCGTCGGCTGCCCGACCTGCGCATCATCCAGCAGGCCGGCGGCAGGCTCGCGCCGACGATGGTCGAGGAGTTGCGCGGGGCCCAGCCCCAGGCGCAGGTGTTCGTGATGTACGGGCAGACCGAGGCCACCGCGCGGCTGTCCTACCTGCCGCCCCAGGAGCTGGATCGCCGTCCGGGGTCGATCGGCCGGGGAATACCGGGAGTGGACCTGCGCGTGGTCGGCGAGGACGGCTCGCAGGTCGCCGCCGGACAGATCGGCGAGATCGTGGCCGGCGGGGACAATATCTCGCCCGGCTACCTCGACGACCCCGAGGAGACCGCCCGGCGGATGCCCGGAGGGGTACTGCGGACCGGCGATCTGGCGACGGTCGACGAGGACGGTTACATCTACGTCGTCGATCGCAGGGAGGACTTCATCAAGTCGTGGGGGGTGAGGATCTCGAGTCAGGACATCGAGGCGGTGGCGCTGCAGCTCACCGATCTCGTGTCGGTGGCTGCGGTGGGAGTGCCCGACGAGGCCGCCGGGGAGCGGGTCGAGTTGGTGGCCGTGCCCCGGGAGGGGTCGCGGCTCACCGAGGGCCAGATCATCGACCACTGCCGGGCCCGGCTGGCCAGGACCATGGTGCCGCAGGCCGTGCATCTTGTCCCGTTGATGCCCCTCAACGGCAACGGTAAAATCTCCAAGACAGCGGTCCGCGAACTCTGCGTGGATCTGGCCAGAGCCGACCAGTCCCCAGGAGGATCATCATGA
- a CDS encoding cyanate permease, whose product MLDEPSRHADTTSTLLSRMLRTALLWALGSGILAVAGWALAGHPVQVAGAAGGAGLALVFLAGGRSVQVLARTRNLGAAMTVFLTQLLVLGVVGGLIAQHGGAGRWGMPAATGVLAVALGWTAGVVVAGRRRNQPIYERRAQE is encoded by the coding sequence GTGCTCGATGAACCGTCCCGACACGCGGACACCACCTCGACCCTGCTGTCGCGGATGTTGCGCACGGCTCTACTGTGGGCCTTGGGCTCGGGCATTCTCGCCGTCGCCGGATGGGCTCTGGCGGGCCATCCGGTGCAGGTGGCCGGAGCAGCCGGAGGGGCCGGTCTCGCACTGGTCTTCCTGGCCGGCGGGCGGTCTGTGCAGGTCCTGGCGAGGACCCGCAACCTCGGTGCCGCCATGACCGTCTTTCTCACCCAGCTGCTGGTGCTGGGCGTCGTCGGCGGACTGATCGCCCAGCACGGCGGTGCGGGCCGGTGGGGGATGCCCGCGGCAACCGGTGTGCTGGCCGTCGCACTCGGATGGACGGCGGGCGTCGTCGTCGCCGGTCGCAGGCGGAATCAACCCATCTACGAACGGAGGGCGCAGGAGTGA
- a CDS encoding PIG-L family deacetylase, protein MVTRGGRLWALILAPLLALASQGCAGAETPREDPEPATSVAPEVPAKMERFEFRSGQITRFPRPVVLQRLRNRDWVTLASGRTGADGRFRFTLSIEAITTLRALSPSTTYRGRSYPEVATTPVTVRPVDQIVNLATASTSDPLRLTVVTHPVRPGRTVTLQRRLGRDWVASGTGTVDSSGRLLLRLRRPAAPTDYRVRMAGWNGAPPLTSAAISVAGSDPDATGCTSTVLTIIAHQDDDIIFMNPDLQNDLDAGACATTVFLTAGDSGNGEQYWKDREVGPELAYATMIGLDAGQEWTRSERTFAGHEVRVSTSPGAGRVTLYSLRLPDGALDGNGTRTTGNQSMIKLLDHRIASIAPLDGTARYDRTGLIATVRAIAASTRARTVRIQDGRPQQNDHADHMAGARIAAEALAGTGTRVVAYRGYGIRSEPPNVSGEPLARKTRALLSYQAYDPELCRSADRCPEGDTALWVRRQYRVPPIAPR, encoded by the coding sequence ATGGTCACGCGAGGAGGACGGCTGTGGGCTCTGATTCTGGCCCCGCTGCTCGCCCTGGCCTCGCAGGGCTGTGCCGGCGCCGAGACTCCCCGCGAGGACCCCGAGCCCGCCACATCGGTCGCACCGGAGGTGCCGGCGAAGATGGAGCGCTTCGAGTTCCGGTCCGGCCAGATCACCCGGTTCCCTCGGCCCGTGGTGCTGCAGAGGCTCCGCAACCGCGACTGGGTGACTCTGGCCTCGGGACGCACCGGTGCCGACGGCCGGTTCCGGTTCACCCTGAGCATCGAGGCCATCACCACCTTGCGCGCCCTCTCCCCGAGCACGACGTACCGGGGCAGGTCCTATCCGGAGGTCGCCACCACCCCGGTCACCGTCCGTCCGGTGGACCAGATCGTCAACCTGGCGACCGCGTCCACCTCGGATCCCCTCCGACTCACCGTCGTCACCCACCCCGTCCGGCCCGGCCGAACGGTGACCCTTCAGCGCCGCCTGGGGCGCGACTGGGTGGCGTCGGGGACCGGCACGGTCGACTCCTCGGGACGCCTCCTGCTCCGCCTCCGGCGACCGGCGGCCCCTACCGACTACCGGGTCCGGATGGCCGGGTGGAACGGGGCGCCGCCGCTGACCTCGGCCGCCATCAGCGTCGCAGGATCGGATCCCGACGCCACCGGTTGCACCTCGACCGTGCTCACGATCATCGCTCACCAGGACGACGACATCATCTTCATGAATCCCGATCTGCAGAACGACCTCGACGCGGGGGCCTGCGCCACCACGGTCTTCCTCACCGCAGGCGACTCGGGCAACGGCGAGCAGTATTGGAAGGACCGGGAGGTCGGCCCCGAGCTGGCCTACGCCACCATGATCGGGCTGGACGCCGGTCAGGAATGGACCCGGTCCGAGCGGACCTTCGCCGGCCACGAGGTCCGGGTCTCGACCAGTCCGGGCGCGGGCCGGGTGACCCTGTACAGCCTGCGCCTCCCCGACGGGGCCCTGGACGGCAACGGGACCCGCACCACGGGCAACCAGTCGATGATCAAACTGCTCGACCACCGGATCGCCTCCATCGCGCCGCTGGACGGGACAGCCCGCTATGACCGCACCGGCCTCATCGCCACCGTGAGGGCGATCGCGGCATCGACCCGGGCGAGAACTGTGCGGATCCAGGACGGCCGCCCGCAGCAGAACGATCACGCCGACCATATGGCCGGCGCCAGGATCGCCGCCGAGGCCCTGGCGGGGACGGGCACCCGGGTGGTGGCCTACCGCGGATATGGCATCAGGTCCGAGCCGCCCAACGTCTCGGGGGAGCCCCTGGCGCGCAAGACCAGAGCACTGCTGAGCTACCAGGCCTACGACCCCGAGCTGTGCCGCTCCGCCGACCGCTGCCCCGAGGGCGACACCGCCCTGTGGGTCCGGCGCCAGTACCGGGTCCCACCGATCGCTCCGCGCTGA
- a CDS encoding acyl carrier protein: MSTSATGVHDRVREFVLDSLLLGDASRMPSDSESLLESGVIDSTGILELIEFIEEAFGVHVADDETVPENLDGIDRVAAYVTRKQA; this comes from the coding sequence ATGTCGACGAGTGCCACCGGGGTGCACGACCGGGTCCGAGAGTTCGTGCTGGACAGCCTGCTACTGGGGGACGCCTCGAGGATGCCGTCGGATTCCGAGTCCCTGCTGGAATCCGGAGTGATCGACTCGACCGGGATCCTCGAGCTCATCGAGTTCATCGAGGAGGCATTCGGCGTCCACGTCGCCGACGATGAGACCGTTCCGGAGAATCTGGACGGCATCGACCGGGTGGCCGCCTACGTCACCCGCAAGCAGGCCTGA
- a CDS encoding F0F1 ATP synthase subunit delta, whose protein sequence is MTSAISGSGAQSARLDALNAELDSVPASQRLSDDLFGVVDLFDGDPGLRRAISDPAVDATARIALAHRLLEDRIGPDALRLVDRALRIGWTSPVQLTRGLEQAGVRSELRTAQGAGAGVDVEDELFRFAQTVRADPALSLALSDADRPVKARRELVSGLLEGRSRPETVVLAARAVRATKASYTDVLDTYVGLSARMRDEQVAVVTTARGLTAEQRGEILAQLERITGHRVDLKEAVDPTVLGGARISFGDEVIDGTVARRLDQAQRTLG, encoded by the coding sequence ATGACATCGGCCATCAGCGGTTCGGGGGCGCAGAGCGCTCGTCTGGACGCGCTCAACGCCGAGCTGGACTCGGTCCCGGCATCCCAGCGGCTCAGCGACGATCTCTTCGGGGTCGTCGACCTGTTCGACGGGGATCCGGGGCTGCGGCGGGCGATCAGCGATCCCGCGGTGGACGCCACCGCCCGCATCGCCCTGGCCCACCGCCTCCTCGAGGACCGGATCGGGCCGGACGCGCTGCGGCTGGTCGACCGGGCACTGCGGATCGGCTGGACCAGTCCGGTGCAGTTGACCCGCGGCCTCGAACAGGCCGGGGTGCGCTCCGAGCTGCGGACGGCCCAGGGGGCCGGTGCCGGGGTCGACGTCGAGGACGAACTGTTCCGGTTCGCCCAGACGGTGAGGGCCGATCCCGCGCTGTCACTGGCGCTCAGCGATGCCGACCGTCCGGTGAAGGCCAGGCGGGAGCTCGTCTCGGGGCTGCTCGAGGGTCGTTCCCGGCCCGAGACCGTTGTCCTGGCCGCGCGTGCGGTGCGGGCCACCAAGGCGAGCTACACAGACGTCCTCGACACCTACGTCGGCCTGTCGGCGCGGATGCGCGACGAGCAGGTCGCCGTGGTGACCACCGCCCGGGGCCTGACGGCCGAGCAGCGCGGCGAGATCCTCGCCCAGCTCGAGAGGATCACCGGTCACCGGGTGGATCTGAAGGAGGCGGTCGATCCGACAGTGCTGGGCGGCGCCCGGATCAGCTTCGGCGATGAGGTCATCGACGGGACGGTCGCGCGCCGTCTGGACCAGGCTCAACGGACGTTGGGCTGA
- the asnB gene encoding asparagine synthase (glutamine-hydrolyzing) → MCGICGVHSSAAPPDPGQATTMMAHLIHRGPDAGGYYVDDQVVLGHTRLAIVDTDNGLQPMCNEDSLVWVTFNGEIFNHVELREQLRDRGHRFRTRCDTEVIVHAWEEWGPGSFDRFNGQWALALWDRRTEELVLCRDRYGVRPLYYTRDGDQLRFASEITALLAASGAGAELDPAGMDQILTFWAPLAPTTPFLGVRQVPPGCYLRLVGGRETTSRYWSPGFPEAGPADQASEEEHAGALRESLINAVRLRFERSDVPVGAYLSGGIDSSVTAALIASFTDVEVDTFSVRFDSAEHDEGRYQRLLTDSLGTRHHEVRVSGRDIAEVFPEVVRHAEHPLLRTAPAPMFLLSRLVHECGYKVVVTGEGADEVLAGYDLFLEAKVRQRWGADPDPAARQRAVAGLYPWMTRSPARAPAFAAAFFGRNLDLADPAMSHRPRWDTTAMIKPMLADRMRVESTAADDLIARMPPGSERWEMLGRAQWLEMTTLLPGYILASQGDRMLMANSVEGRFPFLDADVGRLAASLPAEQKIAGLDEKHLLKRAFADLVPREILTRPKQPYRSPDAESFFADGAPDWVGDVTCEAALNRTGVFRPDMVAALLAKARRRDGRGLSNTDNMRVVLVLSTQLLLEQLGGQDARPRRPPTAPVVLDSVLDFRTRSTS, encoded by the coding sequence GTGTGCGGCATCTGCGGCGTCCACTCCTCGGCAGCGCCTCCCGACCCGGGGCAGGCGACGACCATGATGGCTCACCTCATCCATCGCGGACCCGATGCCGGCGGGTACTACGTCGACGACCAGGTGGTGCTGGGACACACCCGGCTCGCGATCGTCGACACCGACAACGGTCTCCAGCCGATGTGCAACGAGGACTCCCTGGTCTGGGTGACCTTCAACGGGGAGATCTTCAACCACGTGGAGCTGCGCGAGCAGTTGCGCGACCGTGGTCACAGATTCCGCACCCGGTGCGACACCGAGGTGATCGTCCACGCCTGGGAGGAATGGGGCCCCGGCTCCTTCGACCGGTTCAACGGACAGTGGGCGCTGGCACTGTGGGACCGGCGCACCGAGGAGCTGGTGCTGTGCCGGGATCGGTACGGGGTCCGACCCCTCTACTACACCCGCGACGGCGATCAGCTGCGGTTCGCCTCCGAGATCACGGCACTGCTCGCGGCCTCGGGGGCCGGCGCCGAGCTCGACCCGGCCGGGATGGATCAGATCCTCACCTTCTGGGCTCCGCTGGCGCCCACCACTCCCTTCCTGGGCGTCCGTCAGGTGCCTCCCGGCTGCTACCTGCGTCTCGTCGGCGGCAGGGAGACGACGTCTCGCTACTGGTCCCCGGGCTTCCCCGAGGCCGGGCCGGCCGACCAGGCGAGCGAGGAGGAGCATGCCGGTGCCCTGCGCGAGAGCCTGATCAACGCCGTCCGGCTGCGCTTCGAACGCAGCGACGTCCCGGTCGGGGCCTACCTCTCGGGTGGGATCGACTCCTCGGTCACGGCCGCCCTCATCGCCTCATTCACCGACGTGGAGGTCGACACCTTCTCGGTGCGCTTCGACTCCGCCGAGCACGACGAGGGGCGCTACCAGCGGCTCCTGACCGACAGCCTGGGCACCCGTCACCACGAGGTGAGGGTGAGCGGCCGGGACATCGCCGAGGTATTCCCCGAGGTCGTGCGCCACGCGGAGCACCCCCTGCTGCGCACCGCCCCGGCCCCGATGTTCCTGCTCTCACGCCTGGTGCACGAGTGCGGGTACAAGGTCGTGGTGACCGGGGAGGGGGCCGACGAGGTCCTGGCGGGCTACGACCTCTTCCTCGAGGCGAAGGTTCGCCAGAGGTGGGGCGCCGATCCCGATCCCGCCGCCCGGCAGCGCGCGGTGGCCGGCCTCTACCCCTGGATGACGCGGTCCCCGGCCCGGGCTCCGGCCTTCGCCGCGGCCTTCTTCGGCAGGAATCTGGATCTCGCCGATCCGGCCATGTCGCACCGCCCCCGCTGGGACACGACTGCCATGATCAAGCCGATGCTCGCCGACCGGATGCGTGTGGAGTCCACCGCGGCCGACGACCTGATCGCCCGGATGCCCCCCGGCAGCGAGCGGTGGGAGATGCTGGGGCGCGCCCAGTGGCTCGAGATGACCACTCTGCTGCCCGGCTACATCCTGGCTTCTCAGGGCGACCGGATGCTGATGGCCAACTCGGTCGAAGGGCGGTTCCCCTTCCTCGACGCCGATGTCGGCCGACTGGCCGCATCGCTGCCGGCCGAGCAGAAGATCGCGGGCCTCGACGAGAAGCATCTGCTCAAACGGGCCTTCGCCGATCTGGTGCCCCGGGAGATTCTGACGCGGCCCAAGCAGCCCTACCGCTCCCCCGACGCCGAGAGCTTCTTCGCCGACGGAGCCCCCGACTGGGTCGGCGACGTGACCTGTGAGGCGGCACTGAACCGGACCGGGGTCTTCCGACCGGATATGGTGGCCGCCCTCCTGGCGAAGGCCCGGCGCCGCGACGGCCGGGGTCTGAGCAACACCGACAACATGCGCGTCGTACTCGTCCTGTCCACCCAGCTGCTGCTCGAGCAGCTGGGCGGACAGGACGCGCGCCCCCGCCGACCACCCACCGCCCCGGTGGTTCTCGATTCCGTCCTCGACTTCCGGACCAGGAGCACATCGTGA
- a CDS encoding AtpZ/AtpI family protein, translated as MDRNAEPRTSSAARTENSGSEDGMGVLSYVLAGLIFYGGIGWLMSRWLHQTWIIPVGMVVGLAASVYLIVKRYGSGDPVSRSNEEDK; from the coding sequence ATGGACAGAAACGCAGAGCCGCGGACGTCGTCCGCCGCCCGCACCGAGAACTCGGGATCCGAGGACGGGATGGGAGTCCTGAGCTACGTGCTGGCCGGTCTCATCTTCTACGGGGGCATCGGCTGGCTGATGAGCCGGTGGCTGCACCAGACCTGGATCATCCCGGTCGGGATGGTCGTCGGGCTGGCTGCCAGCGTCTATCTCATCGTCAAGAGATACGGGTCTGGGGACCCGGTCTCCAGAAGTAACGAGGAGGACAAGTGA
- a CDS encoding F0F1 ATP synthase subunit B gives MDAPLIALLELNLGPLAPEHPIEIIVGIVLVLLLTWGCAKFIVPRFEDMYHERSEAVQGGIERAEKAQAEARAALEQYRAQLAGAREEAAKIREDAKSQGAQILTEMREQAASEADRISARARLQISAEREQAVTELRTQIGGLATDLAGRIVGESLDDDARVSATVDRFIADLAKEPAAGERAGARAVDPS, from the coding sequence ATGGATGCGCCGCTCATCGCACTCCTCGAACTGAATCTGGGGCCGCTGGCCCCCGAGCACCCGATCGAGATCATCGTCGGCATCGTCCTGGTGCTGCTGCTGACCTGGGGCTGCGCGAAGTTCATCGTGCCGCGCTTCGAGGACATGTACCACGAACGCTCCGAGGCCGTTCAGGGCGGCATCGAGCGTGCCGAGAAGGCCCAGGCCGAGGCCAGGGCTGCGCTCGAGCAGTACAGGGCCCAGCTGGCCGGCGCCCGCGAGGAGGCTGCGAAGATCCGGGAGGACGCCAAGTCCCAGGGGGCGCAGATCCTCACCGAGATGAGGGAGCAGGCCGCATCCGAGGCCGATCGCATCTCGGCCAGGGCCCGTCTGCAGATCAGTGCCGAGCGGGAGCAGGCCGTCACCGAGCTGCGCACCCAGATCGGCGGTCTCGCCACCGACCTGGCCGGACGCATCGTGGGGGAGTCCCTCGACGACGACGCCCGCGTGAGTGCCACCGTCGACCGCTTCATCGCCGATCTGGCCAAGGAACCCGCCGCGGGTGAGCGGGCCGGGGCCCGGGCGGTGGATCCGTCATGA
- the atpE gene encoding ATP synthase F0 subunit C has translation MVPMLIGGSLNVLGYGLATLGPALGVAWIFASVINGTARQPEAKPAMMSTAFIGFAVVEALALFGFVLAFVAQ, from the coding sequence ATGGTTCCCATGCTCATCGGCGGTTCGCTCAACGTGCTCGGCTACGGCCTAGCGACACTCGGCCCTGCCCTCGGCGTGGCGTGGATCTTCGCGTCCGTCATCAATGGCACGGCCCGCCAGCCCGAGGCCAAGCCGGCGATGATGAGCACCGCGTTCATCGGCTTCGCCGTGGTCGAGGCCCTGGCGCTGTTCGGCTTCGTGCTGGCCTTCGTCGCACAGTGA
- a CDS encoding serine O-acetyltransferase: MMAELSADLARQMAAVLPGRNSRGARLKFLLVNSEFHGVAIYRFGRLADDVRGRNRALGLPMVAAHRVLNRRVTHVHHLDIAAGARIGAGLLLMHRHGVIIGPSIIGRNCVIHQNVTIGQRVAGGDQGVPRIGDNVWIGPGAVITGDITVGDGVTVSAGSVLSKDVPARCLVAGNPARVIARDYDNSAIIGLGEAG; this comes from the coding sequence ATGATGGCTGAGCTCTCCGCGGACCTCGCCCGTCAGATGGCCGCCGTGCTGCCCGGCCGGAACTCCCGGGGTGCCCGACTCAAGTTCCTCCTCGTCAACTCCGAGTTCCACGGCGTCGCGATCTACCGCTTCGGCCGGCTGGCCGACGACGTCCGAGGCCGAAATCGCGCTCTGGGGCTGCCCATGGTGGCGGCCCACCGGGTTCTCAACCGCAGGGTGACCCATGTGCATCATCTCGACATCGCGGCGGGGGCGAGGATCGGTGCCGGCCTGCTGCTGATGCATCGTCACGGGGTGATCATCGGTCCGTCGATCATCGGGCGGAACTGCGTGATCCATCAGAACGTCACGATCGGTCAGCGGGTCGCCGGCGGCGATCAGGGGGTGCCCAGGATCGGCGACAACGTCTGGATCGGTCCCGGAGCCGTCATCACCGGCGACATCACGGTCGGCGACGGAGTCACCGTCTCCGCCGGATCGGTGCTCTCCAAGGACGTCCCCGCGCGGTGTCTGGTGGCGGGCAACCCGGCCCGGGTGATCGCCAGGGACTACGACAACTCGGCGATCATCGGGCTCGGCGAGGCCGGGTGA
- the atpB gene encoding F0F1 ATP synthase subunit A, whose amino-acid sequence MSHGLFVPLEYHPPGLDDFKFPGTFGVEWMDKSFWQAIIAAVVVMVLWLWLSHSMKVVPGKRQVLAEYCYDFIRNTLVRDTIGHDFRRWLPYLVAVFSFVLINNWFGELFFFMFPTFSRVGYVYGLALVSWFVYNIAGIRAQGPAKYFRHSVLPPDVPVALWILIIPLEFLSNFITRPLTLSLRLFANMFAGHLIIMIFVVGGGFLLTYSGNPLFNVTGGLSVVFSFALFALELFVGFLQAYVFTVLSAQYVASSISADH is encoded by the coding sequence GTGAGCCACGGGCTGTTCGTGCCACTGGAATACCACCCCCCGGGTCTTGACGACTTCAAATTCCCCGGGACGTTCGGCGTCGAATGGATGGACAAGAGCTTCTGGCAGGCCATCATCGCCGCCGTTGTGGTGATGGTGCTCTGGCTGTGGCTCAGCCATTCGATGAAGGTGGTGCCCGGGAAGCGCCAGGTGCTCGCCGAGTACTGCTACGACTTCATTCGCAACACCCTGGTGCGCGACACCATCGGTCATGATTTCCGCAGGTGGCTGCCGTATCTGGTCGCGGTGTTCAGTTTCGTGCTCATCAACAACTGGTTCGGTGAACTCTTCTTCTTCATGTTCCCGACCTTCTCCCGGGTCGGATACGTGTACGGCCTGGCGCTGGTGTCCTGGTTCGTCTACAACATCGCGGGGATCCGTGCCCAGGGGCCGGCCAAGTACTTCAGGCACTCGGTCCTGCCGCCCGATGTGCCGGTCGCGCTGTGGATCCTCATCATCCCGCTGGAGTTCCTGTCGAACTTCATCACCCGGCCGCTGACCCTGTCCCTGCGACTGTTCGCCAATATGTTCGCCGGGCACCTCATCATCATGATCTTCGTGGTGGGCGGAGGATTCCTGCTCACCTATTCCGGAAATCCCCTGTTCAACGTCACAGGGGGCCTGTCGGTGGTGTTCAGCTTCGCGCTGTTCGCCCTGGAGCTGTTCGTCGGCTTCCTGCAGGCCTACGTCTTCACCGTTCTCTCCGCCCAGTACGTGGCCTCGTCCATATCGGCCGACCACTGA